A portion of the Carya illinoinensis cultivar Pawnee chromosome 11, C.illinoinensisPawnee_v1, whole genome shotgun sequence genome contains these proteins:
- the LOC122281171 gene encoding putative disease resistance protein At4g19050 has translation MEVQQRILEWLKDKEEATIVGGPGVGKTVMARQIRDVMINEQLCYGTLWISMNKIYDESSFHGNIACQLSVRSSTEEYEDDVRTDKTRREKEKVETQILAKLTEKLNSSGPKAFLLTILDDVCSKGDEVGVLSKLKDLLPKEPESSLKVIITRTTGRLSSKGMAKDTENEVSSKQKTEIGPEIKPLSEGEGEMDEGEFEIKRLSKDEAGTLFAAVVSNLEDFKASIKNIAQNCGGLPAAIIKMVAAALKQFIAHDSGDLKKRTLQALKKVETYKEVDQCIRELVRCGIDMLQGSDMSLSPGKDGKNMALVNCYWHSWEFFNKHGSIHHSELILIWILEGYFSSVKHVKEAYEEGHCVMMKLIDLGLLKMQEDGLVIIEKLALTLCDCRRVGYEQTSRLGLARVLGNGIWQGFGIITPAEEMIKTPSSSGKQNKVSTLLIDGSWLCRQDPSTFFHPMKGLHHLAILNPRFKSLLPLSLPKMDKLQMLVLRGCDQLQKIDQIQKLKSLTVLEISGASFLKEIPCVVFEQMTNLQSLSLRAVPIESLPSSLSNLTKLRWLVLRECSSLKELPKLKALENLEVLDLSGASSLQTIKDKIFSPLQKLQLIDFSRTQIKRLPILRDLKYLTQLFLRNSQLTRLPILTSLSALHCIDLSSSKEFKELKENFSENMDSLKILNLSNTGIAGLPSNFGNLPNLEFLDLSNASKLVEIPENTFEKMGSLRQLFLSHCLLRKLPKMEGLKRLEVLDLSDCSGLRGIEDCSSQSSEEPSVESLEETEVEFLKHMNHLQVLNLSGTRLKVPPISNLANLCDLTQLLLRGCSLSESEPNCGNFTKLEILDLSKTGISSLPSVNNLLRLRELKLRDNPSLKQLQNLDSLNLLGVLDLWGTGIQEFPYEISQLPLLEHLDLPKGIQEIKWEDIKCLPEDHWDECGIFENSGRLFRGDRIFEKLKKQLVEEFPVKVFSFKEQGRAGDIYWQRVDAFCRKIYFETISLRPKVPGQYLEIVGFHSFPAGVQDALKKAEYVSLIENKFIKCMSDLGSGTVKAMKGCWLERCTEMKTIFCGEAAEAGMSGNLEILWASYLPKLESLCSEKMQREGLTNLVEIYLDCCPKLKYVFRSSQLPDKLKILQIRFCDGLETLFDSLLEGHERQNLEKLHLVELPELTNIGLPISMKIEEIFRYLKVIKVKECPKLERLEEIRKLPGSHVENMEEIDV, from the coding sequence ATGGAAGTTCAGCAACGTATACTAGAGTGGTTAAAGGACAAAGAAGAGGCGACCATTGTTGGTGGTCCAGGGGTAGGGAAAACAGTGATGGCTAGGCAGATCAGAGATGTTATGATCAACGAGCAGTTGTGTTATGGTACTCTTTGGATAtctatgaataaaatatatgatgaaAGTTCCTTTCATGGAAATATTGCTTGTCAGCTGTCTGTGCGTTCCAGTACTGAGGAGTATGAAGATGATGTCAGAACTGACAAGACAAGACGAGAGAAGGAGAAAGTGGAAACGCAGATACTAGCAAAGCTTACTGAAAAGCTCAATTCTTCAGGACCCAAGGCTTTTCTTCTCACTATTCTGGATGATGTTTGCAGCAAGGGGGATGAAGTGGGAGTTTTGTCAAAGTTAAAAGACCTGCTGCCAAAGGAACCAGAAAGTTCATTAAAAGTTATAATCACTAGAACAACAGGCAGATTGAGCAGCAAGGGGATGGCAAAAGATACCGAGAATGAGGTTTCATCCAAGCAAAAGACAGAGATAGGGCCGGAGATCAAACCCTTGTCTGAGGGTGAGGGAGAGATGGATGAAGGAGAATTCGAGATTAAACGCTTGTCTAAGGATGAGGCAGGGACTTTATTTGCTGCTGTTGTTTCCAACTTAGAAGATTTTAAAGCAAGCATTAAGAATATTGCCCAAAACTGCGGGGGTCTACCAGCTGCCATAATCAAAATGGTAGCAGCAGCCTTAAAGCAGTTCATTGCACATGATTCGGGGGATTTGAAGAAACGTACTCTACAAGCACTCAAGAAAGTAGAAACATACAAGGAAGTAGATCAATGCATAAGGGAACTAGTGCGATGTGGGATTGACATGTTGCAGGGTAGTGATATGTCCTTGTCCCCaggaaaagatggaaaaaatatGGCTTTGGTCAACTGCTATTGGCATAGCTGGGAATTCTTTAACAAACATGGTTCAATTCATCACAGTGAATTGATCTTGATTTGGATATTGGAAGGATATTTTAGTTCTGTTAAACATGTTAAGGAGGCATATGAAGAGGGGCATTGTGTTATGATGAAGCTTATAGATCTGGGCTTGCTGAAAATGCAAGAAGATGGTCTTGTTATCATTGAAAAGTTGGCACTTACGCTTTGTGATTGTCGCCGTGTTGGATATGAACAGACATCACGACTGGGATTGGCTAGAGTGCTTGGGAATGGCATTTGGCAAGGTTTTGGGATAATTACTcctgcagaagagatgataaagACACCGTCAAGTTCTGGAAAACAGAATAAGGTTTCCACCCTTCTCATTGATGGAAGTTGGCTCTGTAGGCAAGACCCCAGTACATTCTTCCATCCAATGAAGGGACTCCATCATCTTGCCATTTTGAATCCCAGGTTCAAGTCATTATTGCCTTTGTCACTGCCTAAAATGGACAAGCTTCAGATGCTGGTCCTCCGAGGTTGTGATCAGCTGCAGAAAATTGATCAAATCCAAAAGCTTAAATCATTGACAGTTCTGGAGATATCTGGTGCTAGTTTCTTGAAAGAAATTCCATGTGTTGTTTTCGAGCAAATGACTAATCTTCAAAGTCTTAGCTTGCGTGCAGTTCCCATTGAATCACTACCTTCCTCTCTTTCTAACCTGACTAAACTGCGTTGGCTCGTCCTTAGGGAGTGCTCTTCTCTTAAAGAACTGCCAAAACTAAAAGCCCTTGAAAATCTTGAGGTGCTGGATCTTTCTGGTGCTTCCTCTTTGCAAACAATTAAGGACAAAATTTTCTCACCACTGCAGAAACTTCAGTTGATTGACTTCTCCCGTACCCAAATTAAACGACTGCCAATCCTTCGCGACCTTAAATATCTCACTCAACTCTTTTTGCGCAACTCTCAGTTAACTAGACTTCCCATCCTTACGTCCTTATCCGCTCTCCATTGTATTGACCTTTCAAGTTCTAAGGAGTTTAAAGAACTCAAAGAGAACTTTTCAGAGAACATGGACAGCCTCAAAATCCTTAATTTATCAAATACTGGAATCGCGGGGTTGCCTTCCAATTTTGGGAACCTTCCAAATCTTGAATTTCTTGATCTTTCTAATGCCTCTAAGTTGGTTGAAATCCCAGAAAATACCTTTGAAAAGATGGGATCCCTCCGTCAACTCTTTCTGAGTCACTGCTTATTAAGAAAATTGCCAAAAATGGAAGGACTTAAAAGACTTGAGGTGCTCGATCTTTCAGATTGCAGTGGTTTAAGAGGAATAGAAGATTGTTCCTCCCAATCTTCTGAAGAACCTTCAGTGGAGTCTTTGGAAGAGACGGAAGTGGAATTCTTGAAGCATATGAATCACCTTCAAGTTCTGAACCTATCAGGAACACGACTTAAGGTTCCTCCCATTTCCAACCTTGCGAACCTCTGCGACCTCACTCAGCTTTTGCTTCGAGGTTGTTCACTCTCAGAATCAGAGCCCAATTGTGGAAATTTTACAAAGCTGGAGATTCTGGATCTTTCAAAGACAGGCATTAGTTCTCTGCCATCAGTTAACAATCTTTTAAGACTCCGTGAGCTGAAGTTAAGAGATAATCCTAGTTTAAAGCAGCTGCAAAATCTGGATTCATTGAATCTTTTGGGGGTTCTTGATTTGTGGGGAACTGGAATTCAAGAATTTCCTTATGAGATCTCACAATTGCCTCTTTTAGAGCACCTTGATCTGCCCAAGGGTATTCAAGAAATTAAATGGGAAGACATAAAGTGCTTACCAGAGGATCACTGGGATGAATGTGGTATATTTGAAAACAGTGGCAGGTTGTTTAGGGGTGACCGaatttttgaaaagttgaagaaaCAGCTCGTCGAAGAATTTCCCGTAAAAGTTTTCTCTTTCAAAGAGCAAGGCAGAGCTGGAGATATCTATTGGCAGAGAGTTGATGCCTTCTGCAGAAAAATTTACTTCGAGACTATTTCTCTTCGTCCCAAGGTCCCTGGCCAATATCTTGAAATCGTTGGATTTCATAGTTTTCCTGCTGGTGTGCAGGATGCACTCAAGAAAGCTGAATATGTTTCTTTgattgaaaataaattcatcaaatGCATGTCAGATTTAGGTTCGGGCACTGTGAAGGCAATGAAAGGTTGTTGGCTGGAGAGGTGCACAGAAATGAAGACTATATTTTGTGGCGAAGCAGCAGAAGCCGGAATGAGCGGAAATCTAGAGATTCTTTGGGCATCTTACCTTCCGAAATTGGAGAGTCTGTGCAGTGAGAAAATGCAAAGGGAGGGCCTTACAAATCTTGTGGAAATATATCTAGATTGTTGCCCAAAGCTTAAATATGTTTTTCGCTCTTCCCAGCTTCCGGATAAGCTTAAGATCCTTCAAATCAGATTCTGTGATGGATTGGAAACACTGTTTGACAGCCTCTTAGAAGGGCATGAACGGCAGAATTTAGAGAAACTGCATCTGGTGGAATTGCCGGAGTTGACTAACATCGGGTTGCCAATATCAATGAAGATTGAGGAGATATTTCGATATCTGAAAGTAATCAAAGTCAAGGAATGTCCAAAACTGGAGAGGTTAGAAGAAATTCGCAAGTTACCTGGATCTCATGTAGAAAATATGGAGGAAATTGATGTTTGA